In Heyndrickxia vini, the sequence GGAAGTATTAATTTCCCTTCCTATTTTTAAAGGTTAATCTCGGTTAGGAGATTAACCTTTTTAAATGGTGATGTATTAAACTTGAGGTGAGATAATAGAGCGTATTTCATTGATGATCAGTGAGGGTTAAACATGGTGTAATAATTTTTTAAATAGCATTTAATACGTTATATTTCACAACTCTCTCATTACTATGTTTTTTACTTTTATATATAATAAATGAAGATTCCTTGATAACGACAGGTTTCAAACTTCTATCATTTGATTGTTGGAATTTGTAGTATTCATTCAATAACGTGTCTAATTCCTGAGAGCAAAAAATAGTTTTATCATTTGTTAACCCATATCGTTTTCCAAGTTGTATCATTTCTTCCCTTTTTACTTGAATTCGCTTTAAATATCTTTTTTCTTTTATTGCATTGCCATAGGTATACACTTTTTCATTCTCCTTCAATTTCATTCTTATATCGATATTTTTCGACTACCTTTCGAATTATCGCAGGTATACACATAAAAGTAAATAGATTCGCAATATTAGACATTCTTTTTACAAATTTTCTTTATTTCTACATAGAACACGAATGTTTTTCGACATTTCTTCGTGATATTCCTCGTATTTCTACACTCTTTTTCATACATTTCTCTATTATAAATTCTATTTGAAGATAGATATGAATAATTTATCATGAAAACTATTAACATTGAGGTTTTGTGCGTACTCCTATAAAATATACTAGGATAGAATTAAAAATAATCTTATGCATATTTGAAAGAAGAGGTAATACACATTCATGAAAATCATTGCAAGTACTTTAAATGCAAAATACATTCATACGAATTTGGCCATTCGTTATTTAAAAGCCGCAGCCGCACCAGAATATAATATTGAACTAGCCGAATATACAATCAAAGACCCTGTGATGAATATCGTTTCTGATTTATTTACAAAAAAACCTGACGTCCTTGGGTTCAGCTGTTACATTTGGAATATTGAAGAAACGATTAGGGTCATCCAAATGTTAAAAAAAATTATGCCGGAACTAACGATTGTACTCGGAGGACCTGAAGTATCCTACGATACGACGTATTGGCTTAAGCGTATACCAGAAGTTGATTTCATCGTAATGGGTGAAGGTGAAGAAACATTTAAACAGCTCCTTAATGAAATTCAAGAAAAGAAAGATTTTAAGCAAGTTCACGGTATTGGATATATAGAAAATGAGAAGATCATTATTAATCCAATTCGCAATAAAATTGACTTGCGTGAGCTTCCATCGCCTTATCGATTTGAGGAAGACCTCCCCCATCTTTCAAAACGAGTGATTTATATTGAA encodes:
- a CDS encoding aspartyl-phosphate phosphatase Spo0E family protein — protein: MYTYGNAIKEKRYLKRIQVKREEMIQLGKRYGLTNDKTIFCSQELDTLLNEYYKFQQSNDRSLKPVVIKESSFIIYKSKKHSNERVVKYNVLNAI